The following proteins are co-located in the Dromiciops gliroides isolate mDroGli1 chromosome 2, mDroGli1.pri, whole genome shotgun sequence genome:
- the LRRC8A gene encoding volume-regulated anion channel subunit LRRC8A, with translation MIPVTELRYFADTQPAYRILKPWWDVFTDYISIVMLMIAVFGGTLQVTQDKMICLPCKWVTKDSCNDSFQGWSTPAPDSTYYNSTILPTPNPGPKGIKYDLDRHQYNYVDAVCYENRLHWFAKYFPYLVLLHTLIFLACSNFWFKFPRTSSKLEHFVSILLKCFDSPWTTRALSETVVEESDPKPAFSKMNGSMDKKSSTVSEDVEATVPMLQRSKSRIEQGIVDRSETGVLDKKEGEQAKALFEKVKKFRTHVEEGDIVYRLYMRQTIIKVIKFILIISYTVYYVNNIKFDVDCTVDIQSLTGYRTYRCAHPLATLFKILASFYISLVIFYGLICMYTLWWMLRRSLKKYSFESIREESSYSDIPDVKNDFAFMLHLIDQYDPLYSKRFAVFLSEVSENKLRQLNLNNEWTLEKLRQRITKNSQDKLELHLFMLSGIPDTVFDLIELEVLKLELIPDVTIPPSIAQLTSLKELWLYHTAAKIEAPALAFLRENLKALHIKFTDIKEIPLWIYSLKTLEELHLTGNLSAENNRYIVIDGLRELKRLKVLRLKSNLTKLPQVVTDVGVHLQKLSINNEGTKLIVLNSLKKMVNLTELELIRCDLERIPHSIFSLHNLQEIDLKDNNLKTIEEIISFQHLHRLTCLKLWYNQIAYIPIQIGNLTNLERLYLNRNKIEKIPTQLFYCRKLRYLDLSHNNLTFIPADIGLLQNLQNLAVTANRIEGLPPELFQCRKLRTLHLGNNVLQSLPSRVGELTNLTQIELRGNRLECLPVELGECPLLKRSGLVVEEDLFNTLPLEVKERLWRADKEQA, from the exons ATGATTCCTGTCACTGAGCTCCGATACTTTGCTGATACTCAGCCAGCTTACCGAATCCTGAAGCCATGGTGGGATGTCTTCACAGATTACATATCCATTGTCATGCTGATGATTGCAGTATTTGGGGGGACCCTTCAGGTGACCCAGGACAAGATGATCTGTCTCCCTTGTAAATGGGTTACCAAAGACTCTTGCAATGATTCCTTTCAAGGTTGGTCTACTCCTGCTCCAGATTCCACCTATTACAACTCTACAatccttccaactccaaacccAGGGCCCAAAGGAATCAAGTATGACCTCGATCGGCATCAGTACAACTATGTGGATGCGGTATGCTATGAGAACCGGCTGCACTGGTTCGCCAAGTATTTCCCCTATTTGGTGCTGCTCCATACACTTATCTTCTTGGCCTGCAGTAACTTCTGGTTCAAGTTTCCCCGTACGAGCTCCAAACTGGAACACTTTGTCTCTATCCTGCTTAAATGTTTTGACTCACCTTGGACTACCCGGGCACTCTCAGAAACAGTGGTGGAGGAGAGTGACCCTAAGCCAGCCTTCAGCAAGATGAATGGCTCCATGGACAAGAAGTCATCAACTGTCAGTGAAGATGTGGAGGCTACTGTTCCCATGTTACAGAGGAGCAAGTCAAGAATTGAGCAAGGCATTGTGGACCGGTCAGAGACGGGAGTGCTAGACAAGAAGGAAGGGGAGCAGGCCAAAGCTCTCTttgagaaagtgaaaaaatttaGGACTCACGTGGAGGAAGGGGACATTGTCTACCGCCTCTACATGCGGCAGACAATCATCAAGGTGATCAAGTTTATCCTAATCATTAGCTACACGGTGTACTATGTCAACAATATCAAATTTGATGTTGATTGTACCGTAGACATTCAGAGCCTAACAGGCTACCGCACCTACCGCTGTGCTCACCCTCTAGCCACTCTTTTCAAGATCCTGGCTTCTTTCTATATTAGTCTGGTGATCTTCTATGGCCTGATATGCATGTATACACTATGGTGGATGCTCCGGCGCTCTCTCAAGAAGTACTCATTTGAGTCCATCCGAGAGGAGAGCAGTTACAGCGACATCCCTGATGTGAAGAATGACTTTGCCTTCATGTTGCACCTTATTGACCAGTATGACCCCCTTTATTCCAAGCGCTTTGCTGTCTTCCTCTCTGAGGTGAGTGAAAACAAGTTACGGCAGCTGAACCTCAACAATGAGTGGACCTTGGAGAAGCTGAGGCAACGCATCACCAAGAACTCCCAGGACAAGCTGGAACTGCACCTGTTCATGTTGAGTGGGATTCCAGACACAGTCTTTGACCTCATTGAGCTGGAGGTGCTCAAGCTGGAGCTCATCCCAGACGTGACCATCCCTCCCAGCATCGCCCAGCTCACCAGCCTCAAGGAGCTTTGGCTCTACCACACAGCGGCCAAGATCGAGGCCCCGGCCCTGGCCTTCCTGAGGGAGAACCTCAAGGCCTTGCACATCAAGTTCACTGACATCAAAGAGATCCCTCTGTGGATCTACAGCTTAAAGACCTTGGAGGAGCTCCACCTGACAGGCAACCTGAGCGCCGAGAACAACCGCTACATCGTGATAGACGGTCTGCGGGAGCTGAAGCGCCTCAAGGTCCTGCGGCTCAAGAGCAACCTGACCAAGCTGCCACAGGTGGTCACAGATGTGGGTGTCCACCTCCAGAAGCTTTCCATCAACAACGAAGGGACCAAGCTGATCGTCCTCAACAGCCTGAAGAAGATGGTCAACCTGACTGAGCTGGAGCTGATCCGCTGTGACTTGGAACGCATCCCACACTCCATCTTCAGTCTCCACAACCTACAGGAGATTGATCTGAAGGACAACAACCTCAAGACTATAGAGGAGATCATCAGTTTCCAGCACCTGCATCGCCTCACCTGCCTTAAGCTGTGGTACAACCAAATTGCCTACATCCCCATCCAGATTGGGAATCTTACCAACCTGGAGCGGCTCTACCTGAACCGCAACAAGATAGAGAAGATCCCTACCCAGCTCTTCTACTGCCGCAAGCTACGCTATCTGGATCTCAGTCACAACAATTTGACCTTTATCCCTGCTGACATTGGACTGCTACAGAACCTTCAGAATTTGGCTGTGACGGCCAACCGG ATTGAGGGCCTTCCACCTGAGCTCTTCCAGTGTCGGAAGCTTCGGACCTTGCATCTGGGCAATAATGTGTTGCAGTCACTGCCCTCCCGGGTAGGTGAGCTAACCAACCTGACCCAGATCGAGCTTCGGGGCAACCGCTTGGAATGCCTTCCTGTGGAGCTGGGGGAGTGTCCCCTGCTGAAGAGGAGCGGCTTGGTGGTGGAGGAGGATCTGTTTAATACCTTGCCTCTGGAGGTGAAGGAACGGCTGTGGAGGGCAGACAAAGAGCAGGCCTGA